In the Vogesella sp. XCS3 genome, ACACCAGGCCTTTGCGGGCACCACGCAGCTCTTGCTCTTCCTGGTCCGGCACCGAAACCGCCAGATACAGGTATTGCTTGTCGTAATCGGGGTGCAGAACGGCCAGGCTATGCTGCCAGGCCTGTTGTAGTAGCCCGGCAGGCAAGCCCGGCAGGGTATCGATGCTGCGGCCAACGTCCTGCTGCTTCATCGCATGCGCGATCAGCCCACGGCTATTGGCCACCACGGCTTGCGCCAGGCGGGCATCGGTAGCCAGCAACATCAGTTCTTCGTTGATGCGCAGCGGGCCGGACAAGGCCAGCTCCTGCAGCAGGTGGTAGGCGTCTTTCTGTGCCACCAGGCTGACATCGCGGAAAGCTTGCTGCCTGCGCCCTTCCTCGGCCACACCGTAGGCACCGGCCATGGTAAGCAGCAGGAAGAACAGCACCACCATGGGCAGCAGGGTTTTCAGGGAGAACCGCATTACGCCCCCCTTTCAACGAAATCTGCCACGGCCAGCCTGCCCAGCTGCACCGGCCTTGGTAGCAGGCCGGCACGCGACATCACATTGGCCAGGTTGCGGGCTTCTTCATCCAGCCGCCCGCCCAGCCAGTGCAGGTTTTCCTGCCGCCCGGGCAGGCGCAGGCCGGCAAAAATCGGTGCCAGCTCGGCCTGGCTTACCCCCATCTGCGCCGCCATATAGGTGTAAGCCTCGCTACGCTGGCGGCCGAACTTTTCCAGCATGGCAAAATGGCTGTTTACCAAGGCCTGCAAGGCCTGGCTGGCCACACCCAGCACATCCTCGCGCACAGCCAGCACATCCACGATACGCCCGGGAATATCGGCACTACTGAACAGCGTGCGCGCTCCCCGCTTGCGCAAGCGGCTGGCCTGCGGCTCCATGGTAACCAACGCATCGATGCTGCCGCTGTCAAAAGCCGCCTCGTGCTGGTCCAGCAAAACAGGCACAGGAATCACCTGCGCACGGGTAAGGCCGGCGCGCTGCAACATGGCGTCCAGCATTACCGCGCCCACCGCGCTGCCTTCCACGCCGATACGCCGCCCGGCCAGCTGGCCCAGGCTGGTGACTGCGCCCCGGCCCAGCACCACATCGCCGCCGTGCGACACGTCCAGCACGGCAATCACTTTCAGCGGAATGCCTTCGGCCAAGGCACTGATGACCTCATCCAGCGTCAGGCAAGCGCCGTCCAGCATGCCGGCACTGAGCGCCCGCAGGCTGCTGGTAGACGAGCTGATTTGCAGCAGACGCACTTGCTTATGATCCAGCACCTGGTCATCTGCCGCCCAGGTAATAAACAGATAGCCGGGCCAGCCATTACTACCGATGCGCAGCAATGGCTCTGGCGCTTGGCAAGCAGTCAATGCCATCGCCAGGCCGGCCTGCAGCACATGGCGTCGGCTAAGGGGGAAAGAATGGGGCGGGTGGAGGTTCATACGGCCAAAACAAGTGGGTATCTAGTAAATCATACTTAATAACCACCATGTTTTTATAGGTATCGCAGCAAAGACTGCGCCATATCATCCATGCATTACCCAGTGTGTAGCCATTGGCGCAAAACGGGCTGGGCGTGAGCCAGCGCCGGGCCGGATAACAAGGCAATGCCCTGCGCCTGCGCGCGGGCCGCTTCGCTTTCGGTAGCCGGGTACAGCGTGGCCAGCATGGCACGGGCGTGCAGGCCACCCAGGCTGGCGGCGCTATCGAGCTTGAACAGGTTATCCAGCCCGATGCCACGCTGGTGCAGCGCGGTGGGCGCGGTGGTTTTGCACTCCACCAGATAGAGCTGGTTATTGCACAAGATAGCCACGTCGTACTCGTTGGCCACCCCGTCGTGCACCACTTTCACCCCCACCGCTGCATCGCTGATGGGCAAGGTGGGCTGCAGCGCCGCCACCTGCGACAGCAGCCATACTTCCAGCCAGCCACCGCCCAGAAAAAAGCGTGCCGACGCGTCGTGGCAACGCACGTGGCCGGCCTGGTCGATATCTACCAGCCCGCAGCCGGCCAGCCAGTGGCGCAAGGCCCGTTCGCCATGCGGCAGCGGGTGGCGGCTGAACTGGCGGGCGTCCAGGTCATTGCACAAGCGGTTCAGCAGCGATAGCGCCGCCGGGCGCTGCACCGCCAGCGCGGCCAGCCCGGCCGCCAGCGCCTCCAGCCGCTGCGGGCGCTGCGCCAGCCGGTAGTGAATATGCTCGATGCGGCTGCCGTACAGCGCAAAGTACGCCGCCAGCGTCAGGCCATCGGCAATATCGCTGCCGGTGCGCAGGCCGGTATGCTCGCCGCCCAGCAGCCAGATCAGGCGGTCGCTGTGCGGGGCGATGCTCAGCAGCGGCAGCTGGCGCTCACGCGCCAGGTCGTAGGCCAGCGCCGCCTGCACCGGCGAGGCGGCGCTGATATTGAAAGCCACCGCGCCCTGCGCCAATGCGGCCAACTGCTGGCGCAGCGCCAGCGGCTGGGTATCGGCCACCAGCGTCACCACATTGGCCGGCAAGTGCAGGCTGCGGCACACGCCGGCGATATCGGTGGCCAGCCCCAGCTCGCTGCGGTGGCACAGCAAGCTGACCTGGCTTACGCCAAAGCGGCGATCCAGCGCCGGGGTGATGATGTCGCTTTCTACGCGGTTTACAAAAGCCAGCAGGTGCATGGCAAAGCCTCGGTAACAGATGGCAGCATCTTAGCCACGCCAGGGGCCTACGGCCAAGCCTGCCAAAAGCAAAACCCCCTGCCGCACAAGACAGGGGGTTGGCCGCAACACCAGCCGTACAGGTGGTTTAGCGCAGGAAAGCCAGCGCCGGCACGCGGCGCAGCAGCAGCCAGTCCAGCGCCAGAATGGCAATAAACGACATGCCTACCAGCGGGAAAGCCAGACCCAGCGCCAGCATGATCAAGAGCGCGCCTTTCCACAGCGGGGTATCCGGTGCGTCGACGGGCGCGCCCAGGCGGCCCGCCGGCTTGCGCAGCCACCACATCACCAGGCCGCTGATGCTGCTCACCAGTACCAGCAGGCAGATGGCCGCCATCAGCAGCTGATTGGCCAAGCCAAAGAACTTGCCTTCGTGGATCACCACGCCAAACTCCACCGCCTTGGGCACCAGCGCGTAGTCCTTGAAGCGGATGTCCGCCAGCACCTTGCCGCTGTACTGGTCGATATGCAGCGTGGCTTCGTTACGCGGATCGTTCGGGAATACCGATACGGTAAACACGCCTTCGTCACCGTCCGGCAGCGCAATGTTGTAACCCGGCACCACGCCACGGGCGCGGGCGGTATCCACTACCTGCTGCAGCGCGATCTGCGGCGTGGCAGCCTGCGGCACGGCGCCTTTGTGCGCCGCGTGCGGGTCGGTGGACTTGGGCAGCGGGCTAGGCTCTACCGCCCACGGCACGATTTTCTCTTCGGTGCTGTTCAGGCTGATGGCTTTCTTGTCCGACTTGGGCACGTCGTCCCACATCTGCGCCGGGAACTGGCTCCACACCGCCGCAAATTTCTCGCCCCAGTAGCCGGTCCAGGTCAGCCCGGACAACAGCATGAACAGCAAGAAGATGGCGCCCCAGAAGCCGGTAACGGCGTGGATGTCACGCCAGAAGGCGCGGCCACCGGCATTCAGGCGCGGCCAGAATACCGCCAGTTTGCCGCGGCCACGCGGCCACCACAGGTACAGGCCGGATACCAGCAACACCAGCGTCCAGCTGGTGGCCAGCTCCACCAGCAGGTCGCCGTTTTTACCGATCAGCAGCTCGCCGTGCAGCTTCAGTACGATAGTTTGCAGATTATTGTTTTCGTCCAGCGCGCCCAATACGGTGCCCTGGTAGGGGTCTACGTACACGCCCAGCTTGGCGTCAGCGGTCTTGATGATGACCTTGGCGCTGGCGTCGGCAGCCGCAGGCGGCTGGTAACGCAGCACGCTGGCACCAGGGTATTGCGCCTTCACCGCCACCACCAGGTGGTCGGCCGGGTGCGCGGGGGTACTGGCTGCGGGGACGTTCAGCAGATTGCCGTACATCAGCTGGTCCAGCTGCGGCTTGAACAGGTAAATCATGCCGGTAATGGCCAGCATGATCATGAACGGGGCTACCAGCAAGCCGGCATAAAAATGCCAGCGCCAGGCCACCGTGTAATAGCGGGGGGTTTTCTTGTCGGCAACAACGGCCATGGTCAGTCTCGCGTGGAGGGTGAAGGCCGGCATTGTTAGGGTTGGCCGCACACGCCACAAGGCTGTGCGACACTATGCCGCAGGCGGCAAATCGTCGCGTTCAGGCACTGCGCACAGCCACGCCGGCAGCTCGGATGCCATCCAGCAAGGCGGCCAGCTCGGCCAGGCCGTCTTCCCACTGCGTATGGCCGGACGCCACATTGATATGCCCTGCCCCACGCAGCCACACCAGCGGCGCCTGCCACAACGCTGCCATGCGTGCGCTGCGCAGCGGCAGGCTGAACGGGTCGTTATCGCTGGCCACCACGCGGGCGGCAAACGGTAGCGCGGCCTGCGGCAGCGGGGCAAACGGCTGCAGTTGGGCCGGGGCGCTGGCTCGCTCGACATCGGCCGGGGCCACCAATAGTGCGCCGGCCAGTTTGTTGCCGTAGCGCGCGGCGTAGTGCGCCACCGTGGCACAGCCCAGGCTGTGGGCGATTACCACCACCGGTTGCGTGGCCGCATCGACGGCCGCGTCCAGCGCCGCCAGCCAGTCGCCCAGCTGCGGGGCGTGCCATTCGTGGTTGGCCACGCGCTGCGCGCCCAGCAGCTGCTGCCAGTGGCTTTGCCAGTGTTCTGGGCCGGAGTTGTTCCAGCCCGGCTGGATGATGAAGTCGAAACCGGAAAAATCGTGTGCCATGCCGCAGCTCCTGCCAATGTCATTTGCCTTACCTTAGCAGGGCTTTTATATTTCCAAAAATACTGATTTATTGTTTTTTTATTTCTCATGGCAATATAAACGCCCCAAGCCAGCGCGCCCGATCTGGTAAAATTGCCGCTGCCTAGGTGCTTGCCCGGCTCGGCCGGCAAGTTAAACGGGAAACAGCCCCAAGCTGTGCTGCCCCCGCAACGGTGTGTTTCATCTGGCTGCCCCGCGCAGCTGCCCGGCCCCTGCGCCACTGTACCTGCCGGTACGGGAAGGCGGGCCAGCGGCGAAACCAGCCCGGATACCGGCCCAGGCCACGCTGCGTGCCGCCAGATAGCCTGGCGGCACGCTTTACCATGCTGCGGAGGGCGGCATGCGGCCAGCCCTCTGCCCGCCCGCCCCCCGCTGTACACCGGAAACACCGTGCAGCCCATGCCTTCTATTTCACCTCAGCGCCCCACCCACCCCGCGCTACGCCTGCCACCGGCCACCCTGCTGGCCCTGCTGCTGGGCATTAGCCTGGCCACCTTGCTGCTGGCCTGCGCCAGCGGCAGCGTGGCGCTAGGGCCAGGCCAGATTTGGCAAGCCCTGCAGGGCCAGGGTGATGCGCTGGCCACTACCCTGCTGCAGCTGCGGCTGGAACGCGCCCTTACCGCCTGGATTACCGGTGCCGCACTGGCGCTGGCCGGCCTGCTGATGCAATCGCTGCTGCGCAACCCCCTGGCCGACCCCTACGTAATGGGCGTGTCCGGCGGGGCATCGGTGGGCGCGCTGCTGGCGCTATGGCTGGGGCTGGCCGTGTGGCAGGTAGACCTGGCTGCGGTAGCCGGTGCGCTGGCACTGTCCGGCGTGCTGTTCTGGCTGGCGCGGCGCGACTTTGGCCGCAGCAGCGGCACCGTATTGCTGCTGCTGACCGGCGCGCTGCTGTCTACCGCCTGCGGCGCGGTGATTTCGCTGCTGCTGACCATCGCCCAGGACAACCAGCTGCGCGGCATGGTGTTCTGGCTGGTGGGCGACATTTCCGGCACGCCGCTGCGGCCGTGGCCGTGGCTGGTAATGCTGCCGGCCATGCTGCTGGCCTGGTGGCAGGCGCCTGCCATCAACCTGCTGGCGCTGCACGGCGACCACGCCGCCACGCTGGGCGTGCCGCTGGCGCACCTGCGCCGCTTGCTGCTACTGCTGTCGGCCAGCCTGACTGCCACCGCCGTCAGCCAGGGCGGCAGCATCGGCTTTGTCGGCCTGATGGTGCCGCACGCCTGCCGCCTGGTGTGCGGGCCCAACCTGCGCCTGCTGATCCCCGCCTCCATCCTGAGCGGTGCCAGCCTGCTGGTACTGGCCGACACCCTGGCACGCACCGTGGTAGCCCCGATGCAGCTGCCGGTGGGCATTCTTACCGCGCTGCTGGGCGTGCCGGTACTGTTCTGGCAGCTGTCGCGCACGCGCCGGAGGCTGGCATGATGCTGCACGCAGACAAACTCAGTATTTTGCAAGGCCAGCGCCACCTGCTGCACCAGCTGGGCTGGCAGGTACAGGCGGGCGAAGTATGGTGGATCGCCGGGCGCAACGGCTGCGGCAAAAGCACGCTACTGGCCACGCTGGCCGGGCTGCGCGCCCCGGCGCAGGGCAGCATCAGCCTGTGCGGCCAACCTTTAGGCAGCACCGCGCCGCGCCTGCGCGCCCAGCGCCTGGCGCTGCTGCCGCAAGCCAGCCACGACGCCTTCGACTACGCCGTGATCGACGCGGTAGCCGCCGCGCGCTACCCGTGGCCGGACGACGGCCACAACCCCGGCCGCATTGCCGCCGCGCTGAACGCCTTCGACCTGGCACGCCTGGCCGAGCGCCCGCTGCAGGCACTATCCGGCGGCGAACGCCAGCGCGTGGCGCTGGCCAGCGTGATGGCACAGGATGCCCCGCTGCTGCTGCTGGACGAGCCCACCAATTCGCTGGACCTGGCGCACCAGGCCGCCCTGCAAGAACAAATACGCCGCTGGCAGGCCGATGGCAAAGCCGTGGTGGTCGTAAGCCACGACCTGCAGTTTGCCCCCGCCATCGCCAGCCACGCCCTGCTGCTGGACGGTGCTGGCGGCCATAGCCAGCACACGCTGGCCCAGCTTGGCGCCACCCACCTGGCGCAGGTACTGGGCTACCCGCTGACCCGCATCACCCACGCAGGCCACCCCTGCTTTTTACCCGGACACACCACATGAGCCACACCGACGACCAAGGCCGCACCGAGCGCCACAACGCCCGCATGGCACGCAAAAAAGAAATCATGGACGCCCGCATTGCCGCCGCCGACGAGCACCGCGGCGTGTTTATCGTCAACGCCGGCAACGGCAAGGGCAAAAGCTCCAGCGGCCTGGGCAT is a window encoding:
- a CDS encoding ABC transporter substrate-binding protein: MTACQAPEPLLRIGSNGWPGYLFITWAADDQVLDHKQVRLLQISSSTSSLRALSAGMLDGACLTLDEVISALAEGIPLKVIAVLDVSHGGDVVLGRGAVTSLGQLAGRRIGVEGSAVGAVMLDAMLQRAGLTRAQVIPVPVLLDQHEAAFDSGSIDALVTMEPQASRLRKRGARTLFSSADIPGRIVDVLAVREDVLGVASQALQALVNSHFAMLEKFGRQRSEAYTYMAAQMGVSQAELAPIFAGLRLPGRQENLHWLGGRLDEEARNLANVMSRAGLLPRPVQLGRLAVADFVERGA
- a CDS encoding Card1-like endonuclease domain-containing protein, which produces MHLLAFVNRVESDIITPALDRRFGVSQVSLLCHRSELGLATDIAGVCRSLHLPANVVTLVADTQPLALRQQLAALAQGAVAFNISAASPVQAALAYDLARERQLPLLSIAPHSDRLIWLLGGEHTGLRTGSDIADGLTLAAYFALYGSRIEHIHYRLAQRPQRLEALAAGLAALAVQRPAALSLLNRLCNDLDARQFSRHPLPHGERALRHWLAGCGLVDIDQAGHVRCHDASARFFLGGGWLEVWLLSQVAALQPTLPISDAAVGVKVVHDGVANEYDVAILCNNQLYLVECKTTAPTALHQRGIGLDNLFKLDSAASLGGLHARAMLATLYPATESEAARAQAQGIALLSGPALAHAQPVLRQWLHTG
- a CDS encoding PepSY domain-containing protein; this encodes MAVVADKKTPRYYTVAWRWHFYAGLLVAPFMIMLAITGMIYLFKPQLDQLMYGNLLNVPAASTPAHPADHLVVAVKAQYPGASVLRYQPPAAADASAKVIIKTADAKLGVYVDPYQGTVLGALDENNNLQTIVLKLHGELLIGKNGDLLVELATSWTLVLLVSGLYLWWPRGRGKLAVFWPRLNAGGRAFWRDIHAVTGFWGAIFLLFMLLSGLTWTGYWGEKFAAVWSQFPAQMWDDVPKSDKKAISLNSTEEKIVPWAVEPSPLPKSTDPHAAHKGAVPQAATPQIALQQVVDTARARGVVPGYNIALPDGDEGVFTVSVFPNDPRNEATLHIDQYSGKVLADIRFKDYALVPKAVEFGVVIHEGKFFGLANQLLMAAICLLVLVSSISGLVMWWLRKPAGRLGAPVDAPDTPLWKGALLIMLALGLAFPLVGMSFIAILALDWLLLRRVPALAFLR
- a CDS encoding alpha/beta hydrolase, whose protein sequence is MAHDFSGFDFIIQPGWNNSGPEHWQSHWQQLLGAQRVANHEWHAPQLGDWLAALDAAVDAATQPVVVIAHSLGCATVAHYAARYGNKLAGALLVAPADVERASAPAQLQPFAPLPQAALPFAARVVASDNDPFSLPLRSARMAALWQAPLVWLRGAGHINVASGHTQWEDGLAELAALLDGIRAAGVAVRSA
- a CDS encoding iron ABC transporter permease → MPSISPQRPTHPALRLPPATLLALLLGISLATLLLACASGSVALGPGQIWQALQGQGDALATTLLQLRLERALTAWITGAALALAGLLMQSLLRNPLADPYVMGVSGGASVGALLALWLGLAVWQVDLAAVAGALALSGVLFWLARRDFGRSSGTVLLLLTGALLSTACGAVISLLLTIAQDNQLRGMVFWLVGDISGTPLRPWPWLVMLPAMLLAWWQAPAINLLALHGDHAATLGVPLAHLRRLLLLLSASLTATAVSQGGSIGFVGLMVPHACRLVCGPNLRLLIPASILSGASLLVLADTLARTVVAPMQLPVGILTALLGVPVLFWQLSRTRRRLA
- a CDS encoding ABC transporter ATP-binding protein, whose amino-acid sequence is MMLHADKLSILQGQRHLLHQLGWQVQAGEVWWIAGRNGCGKSTLLATLAGLRAPAQGSISLCGQPLGSTAPRLRAQRLALLPQASHDAFDYAVIDAVAAARYPWPDDGHNPGRIAAALNAFDLARLAERPLQALSGGERQRVALASVMAQDAPLLLLDEPTNSLDLAHQAALQEQIRRWQADGKAVVVVSHDLQFAPAIASHALLLDGAGGHSQHTLAQLGATHLAQVLGYPLTRITHAGHPCFLPGHTT